In Musa acuminata AAA Group cultivar baxijiao chromosome BXJ2-10, Cavendish_Baxijiao_AAA, whole genome shotgun sequence, a genomic segment contains:
- the LOC135624557 gene encoding uncharacterized protein LOC135624557 isoform X2 — MEIDPNFSSLLRTLRVDDPWVPPKTWESIPSESGRVRSADSCGQSQDPIYESSLISEANLVHLVVNALLGIKSSIMEIDKLAAIFSSSPADRTFHRVPTLWCRSLSTNALGKILKCISHSGLVVCLLQKFVNFYQCANRDVQQSEDKGEGSTSLEDTNFLEDLLGSPPNRKVVNMNEIWMQPPYSLINQAFAVAVKKVLQGYFGALNTMQASVKLRRSAMMFEKSVHIPDGSCGYTKISQSGITLLEVFLHTNELRTQIESLGNICFPRFADLAVSREALTAETNIEFHNFPRGVDLLSYLYLQLRNADPIHHALLKHLFVGSCEPYCGFIKSWIFRASIDDPYREFFVHKSTKSNAASESVDKLFLTEIKEQIGISVPCFLKDVHRPLVRAGLQLQVLVKFLSLFNFDFVGRSTNSHCNLANIEEILPCWVGMSTDSAFLSNSLTFCKQRIEALICQRQNIYQMMLEKLQVFFSKSDIRYERMNHMVIPFDNAQSLYSGRSPNIPIILLSGADYVFSATTDEPEATRICTTQNTTDASYTSEESSYELDSLHNSENSFYSSEEETESEGFLTSGNHVMPPEYLLHLDSLPCYTIKIPFPNSNEIGMLCFSQASCYSMPKQHGPSVHHYKNEKTNSSVSFCCGDEKPVMTPVLSDENYNSDNFWPVGLLKTPFYHIINYRGPKQPCLAPQSIQMTDENSGTLENTKSVFDKVIVPFSSKLDTVGRFEFMNARIGPWCHDIFSSWNSNEYYDLSANPILTRFSWFSNMDISKDRSSNKRHRSHFPYFDFSSVVDPCNFSGNVLATPDNGLEVEASRIGNSNLATVGSNGILADSVQHSIKDQPDLKPTCSSNTSREAHHTPGHLPSSVSGGALWVGSLHYSNEIESCVEDKWHDSGAEFEMPPDVVIDKCIVQEILLQYKYVSNFAIKLLEEGFDLHEHLLALRRYHFMELADWADTFIISVCKQKWSVAEPEKKVAEMQGILELSLQRSSCETDQYKERLYVYMNGQSIVPVSNSSAVQLAGLNMFDFMLLGYKVDWPIKIIVTPAALNIYAEIFHYLIQVRLAAFSLVEVWYYIKAYQSSVLRGQDLKFHQIDLQILIKLRQQMNHFLSALQQYLHSQLSNVSWSRFQHSLKHQVKDMLDLESVHMSYLAEALHICFLSEDTKPVAVIIENILQCALDFGLHLTGGHLYAGTNRPGPLNLQSDINLCKVSTIQTIFERNLKDLYLLYLKSPKHVDFSLCRFWDHLNYNEYYSNIFNRDTTYLCL, encoded by the exons ATGGAGATAGATCCGAACTTTTCCTCGCTGCTTCGGACCCTAAGGGTGGACGACCCATGGGTTCCTCCCAAGACGTGGGAATCGATCCCCTCCGAGAGCGGCAGAGTTCGATCCGCTGATTCTTGCGGCCAATCACAAGATCCGATATACGAATCTTCTTTAATTTCT GAGGCTAATTTGGTTCATCTGGTTGTAAATGCATTGCTAGGCATAAAGTCATCCATAATGGAAATTGATAAGCTCGCAGCAATATTCTCTTCAAGTCCAGCTGATAGAACTTTTCATAGAGTCCCTACTTTATGGTGTCGATCATTGAGCACCAACGCTTTGGGAAAGATTCTTAAATGTATAAGCCACTCAGGTCTTGTTGTATGCTTACTCCAGAAGTTTGTTAACTTTTATCAGTGTGCAAATCGAGATGTACAACAAAGTGAAGACAAGGGAGAGGGAAGTACTAGTCTAGAAGACACCAATTTTTTAGAAGATCTTCTAGGATCACCCCCAAATAGGAAAGTTGTTAATATGAATGAAATCTGGATGCAACCACCTTATAGTTTGATTAACCAAGCGTTTGCTGTAGCTGTTAAAAAAGTTCTTCAAGGATACTTTGGTGCCTTGAATACTATGCAAGCATCTGTTAAGTTGAGGCGCTCAGCAATGATGTTTGAGAAATCTGTTCACATTCCTGATGGATCATGTGGATACACAAAAATTTCTCAATCAGGAATTACACTTCTGGAAGTTTTTCTGCACACCAATGAATTGAGAACACAAATTGAATCACTGGGAAACATCTGTTTTCCCAGGTTTGCTGATCTTGCTGTATCTAGAGAGGCTTTGACAGCTGAgaccaacatagagtttcataacTTCCCAAGAGGAGTAGATTTACTCTCATATTTGTATCTTCAGCTACGT AATGCTGATCCTATTCATCATGCACTTCTCAAGCATCTCTTTGTTGGTTCATGTGAACCCTACTGTGGCTTCATCAAATCATGGATTTTTCGTGCAAGCATTGATGATCCTTACAGAGAGTTTTTTGTGCACAAGTCAACAAAATCTAATGCTGCAAGTGAATCTGTTGATAAGTTATTTCTGACAGAAATCAAG GAGCAAATTGGCATCTCAGTTCCTTGCTTTctgaaagatgttcatcgtccccTTGTCCGAGCTGGGCTACAACTTCAAGTTCTTGTCAAGTTTCTGAGcttatttaattttgattttgttGGAAGAAGCACTAATTCACATTGCAATTTGGCAAATATTGAGGAAATTCTTCCTTGTTGGGTTGGCATGTCAACTGATTCAGCATTCCTCTCAAACTCATTAACATTCTGCAAGCAGAGAATTGAAGCCTTGATTTGTCAGAGACAAAATATATACCAGATGATGCTCGAAAAGCTTCAAGTGTTTTTCTCAAAATCCGACATTAGATATGAGAGGATGAATCACATG GTAATTCCCTTTGATAATGCCCAGAGCTTGTACAGTGGAAGAAGTCCTAATATCCCCATCATTTTGCTTTCTGGTGCCGATTATGTCTTCTCTGCAACAACCGATGAGCCAGAAGCTACCAGGAT ATGTACAACTCAAAACACTACTGATGCTTCTTATACATCTGAGGAGTCTTCATATGAACTGGATTCATTGCACAATTCAGAAAACTCTTTTTATAGTTCTGAAGAGGAAACTGAGTCTGAGGGTTTCCTTACTTCAGGCAATCATGTAATGCCACCAGAATATCTTCTGCATTTGGATTCATTGCCCTGTTATACAATTAAAATTCCATTCCCAAACTCCAATGAAATTGGAATGCTGTGCTTCTCTCAAGCCTCTTGTTATAGTATGCCTAAACAACATGGACCTTCTGTTCATCATTATAAGAATGAAAAGACAAATAGTTCTGTCTCCTTTTGTTGTGGAGATGAAAAACCAGTCATGACACCAGTTCTTTCAGATGAGAACTACAATTCTGACAATTTCTGGCCAGTAGGACTTCTGAAGACTCCTTTCTATCACATCATCAACTACAGAGGTCCAAAGCAACCATGCTTAGCTCCGCAAAGTATTCAGATGACTGATGAGAACTCAGGAACCCTGGAAAATACAAAATCAGTATTTGATAAAGTTATTGTTCCATTCAGTTCAAAATTAGATACGGTTGGAAGATTTGAATTCATGAATGCTAGAATTGGACCTTGGTGTCACGACATTTTTTCATCATGGAACTCCAATGAATACTATGATCTTAGTGCCAACCCGATTTTGACAAGATTTTCTTGGTTTAGTAATATGGACATTTCAAAAGATAGAAGCTCCAATAAGAGACACCGTTCACATTTCCCATACTTTGACTTCTCCTCGGTGGTTGATCCTTGTAATTTCTCGGGAAATGTTTTAGCCACTCCTGATAATGGGTTGGAAGTTGAAGCTTCTAGGATTGGGAATTCAAATCTTGCTACTGTAGGCAGTAATGGAATCTTGGCTGACTCTGTACAACATAGTATTAAAGACCAACCAGATTTAAAGCCCACATGTTCATCAAATACATCAAGAGAGGCACACCACACACCAGGGCATCTTCCTTCAAGCGTTTCTGGGGGGGCACTCTGGGTGGGTTCATTACATTATTCTAATGAAATTGAATCTTGTGTTGAAGACAAGTGGCATGATTCAGGGGCAGAGTTTGAGATGCCACCTGATGTTGTTATAGACAAATGCATAGTGCAAGAGATATTGCTTCA ATACAAGTATGTCAGCAACTTTGCTATCAAGTTGCTTGAGGAAGGTTTTGATCTGCATGAACATTTGTTGGCATTGCGGCGATATCATTTTATGGAACTGGCAGACTGGGCAGATACATTTATTATTTCTGTTTGTAAACAG AAATGGTCTGTTGCTGAACCAGAGAAGAAAGTAGCAGAGATGCAAGGGATCCTTGAGTTGTCATTACAAAGATCTTCATGTGAGACTGATCAATACAAGGAGAGGTTATATGTGTACATGAATGGACAAAGCATTGTGCCTGTATCAAATTCTTCAGCTG TTCAATTGGCAGGTCTCaatatgtttgattttatgttgtTGGGTTACAAAGTTGACTGGCCCATCAAAATTATTGTGACACCAGCTGCACTGAATATTTATGCTGAGATCTTTCATTATCTCATTCAAGTCAGACTTGCCGCTTTTTCTTTAGTTGAGGTCTGGTACTATATAAAG GCCTATCAGAGTTCCGTATTGCGTGGTCAAGATTTGAAATTTCACCAAATAGACTTGCAAATCTTGATAAAATTAAG GCAACAAATGAATCACTTTTTGTCTGCTCTGCAACAATATCTGCATTCACAGTTGTCAAATGTCTCCTGGTCTCGTTTTCAACATTCCCTTAAACATCAG GTCAAAGACATGCTAGACTTAGAATCTGTGCACATGTCATATCTTGCGGAAGCTTTACACAT ATGCTTTTTATCTGAGGACACAAAGCCTGTAGCTGTTATCATAGAAAACATTTTGCAATGTGCTTTAGACTTTGGGCTGCATCTAACTGGAGGTCATTTATATGCTGGAACCAACAGACCAGGACCATTAAACTTGCAATCTGACATAAACCTGTGTAAG GTTTCCACAATTCAAACAATATTTGAAAGAAATCTTAAAGATTTGTACCTATTATATCTCAAGTCTCCGAAGCATGTTGACTTCAGTCTTTGTCGTTTCTGGGATCACCTTAACTACAATGAGTACTACTCCAACATCTTCAACAGAGACACTACCTACTTGTGCTTGTGA
- the LOC135624557 gene encoding uncharacterized protein LOC135624557 isoform X4, with protein sequence MEIDPNFSSLLRTLRVDDPWVPPKTWESIPSESGRVRSADSCGQSQDPIYESSLISEANLVHLVVNALLGIKSSIMEIDKLAAIFSSSPADRTFHRVPTLWCRSLSTNALGKILKCISHSGLVVCLLQKFVNFYQCANRDVQQSEDKGEGSTSLEDTNFLEDLLGSPPNRKVVNMNEIWMQPPYSLINQAFAVAVKKVLQGYFGALNTMQASVKLRRSAMMFEKSVHIPDGSCGYTKISQSGITLLEVFLHTNELRTQIESLGNICFPRFADLAVSREALTAETNIEFHNFPRGVDLLSYLYLQLRNADPIHHALLKHLFVGSCEPYCGFIKSWIFRASIDDPYREFFVHKSTKSNAASESVDKLFLTEIKEQIGISVPCFLKDVHRPLVRAGLQLQVLVKFLSLFNFDFVGRSTNSHCNLANIEEILPCWVGMSTDSAFLSNSLTFCKQRIEALICQRQNIYQMMLEKLQVFFSKSDIRYERMNHMVIPFDNAQSLYSGRSPNIPIILLSGADYVFSATTDEPEATRICTTQNTTDASYTSEESSYELDSLHNSENSFYSSEEETESEGFLTSGNHVMPPEYLLHLDSLPCYTIKIPFPNSNEIGMLCFSQASCYSMPKQHGPSVHHYKNEKTNSSVSFCCGDEKPVMTPVLSDENYNSDNFWPVGLLKTPFYHIINYRGPKQPCLAPQSIQMTDENSGTLENTKSVFDKVIVPFSSKLDTVGRFEFMNARIGPWCHDIFSSWNSNEYYDLSANPILTRFSWFSNMDISKDRSSNKRHRSHFPYFDFSSVVDPCNFSGNVLATPDNGLEVEASRIGNSNLATVGSNGILADSVQHSIKDQPDLKPTCSSNTSREAHHTPGHLPSSVSGGALWVGSLHYSNEIESCVEDKWHDSGAEFEMPPDVVIDKCIVQEILLQYKYVSNFAIKLLEEGFDLHEHLLALRRYHFMELADWADTFIISVCKQKWSVAEPEKKVAEMQGILELSLQRSSCETDQYKERLYVYMNGQSIVPVSNSSAGLNMFDFMLLGYKVDWPIKIIVTPAALNIYAEIFHYLIQVRLAAFSLVEVWYYIKAYQSSVLRGQDLKFHQIDLQILIKLRQQMNHFLSALQQYLHSQLSNVSWSRFQHSLKHQVKDMLDLESVHMSYLAEALHICFLSEDTKPVAVIIENILQCALDFGLHLTGGHLYAGTNRPGPLNLQSDINLCKVSTIQTIFERNLKDLYLLYLKSPKHVDFSLCRFWDHLNYNEYYSNIFNRDTTYLCL encoded by the exons ATGGAGATAGATCCGAACTTTTCCTCGCTGCTTCGGACCCTAAGGGTGGACGACCCATGGGTTCCTCCCAAGACGTGGGAATCGATCCCCTCCGAGAGCGGCAGAGTTCGATCCGCTGATTCTTGCGGCCAATCACAAGATCCGATATACGAATCTTCTTTAATTTCT GAGGCTAATTTGGTTCATCTGGTTGTAAATGCATTGCTAGGCATAAAGTCATCCATAATGGAAATTGATAAGCTCGCAGCAATATTCTCTTCAAGTCCAGCTGATAGAACTTTTCATAGAGTCCCTACTTTATGGTGTCGATCATTGAGCACCAACGCTTTGGGAAAGATTCTTAAATGTATAAGCCACTCAGGTCTTGTTGTATGCTTACTCCAGAAGTTTGTTAACTTTTATCAGTGTGCAAATCGAGATGTACAACAAAGTGAAGACAAGGGAGAGGGAAGTACTAGTCTAGAAGACACCAATTTTTTAGAAGATCTTCTAGGATCACCCCCAAATAGGAAAGTTGTTAATATGAATGAAATCTGGATGCAACCACCTTATAGTTTGATTAACCAAGCGTTTGCTGTAGCTGTTAAAAAAGTTCTTCAAGGATACTTTGGTGCCTTGAATACTATGCAAGCATCTGTTAAGTTGAGGCGCTCAGCAATGATGTTTGAGAAATCTGTTCACATTCCTGATGGATCATGTGGATACACAAAAATTTCTCAATCAGGAATTACACTTCTGGAAGTTTTTCTGCACACCAATGAATTGAGAACACAAATTGAATCACTGGGAAACATCTGTTTTCCCAGGTTTGCTGATCTTGCTGTATCTAGAGAGGCTTTGACAGCTGAgaccaacatagagtttcataacTTCCCAAGAGGAGTAGATTTACTCTCATATTTGTATCTTCAGCTACGT AATGCTGATCCTATTCATCATGCACTTCTCAAGCATCTCTTTGTTGGTTCATGTGAACCCTACTGTGGCTTCATCAAATCATGGATTTTTCGTGCAAGCATTGATGATCCTTACAGAGAGTTTTTTGTGCACAAGTCAACAAAATCTAATGCTGCAAGTGAATCTGTTGATAAGTTATTTCTGACAGAAATCAAG GAGCAAATTGGCATCTCAGTTCCTTGCTTTctgaaagatgttcatcgtccccTTGTCCGAGCTGGGCTACAACTTCAAGTTCTTGTCAAGTTTCTGAGcttatttaattttgattttgttGGAAGAAGCACTAATTCACATTGCAATTTGGCAAATATTGAGGAAATTCTTCCTTGTTGGGTTGGCATGTCAACTGATTCAGCATTCCTCTCAAACTCATTAACATTCTGCAAGCAGAGAATTGAAGCCTTGATTTGTCAGAGACAAAATATATACCAGATGATGCTCGAAAAGCTTCAAGTGTTTTTCTCAAAATCCGACATTAGATATGAGAGGATGAATCACATG GTAATTCCCTTTGATAATGCCCAGAGCTTGTACAGTGGAAGAAGTCCTAATATCCCCATCATTTTGCTTTCTGGTGCCGATTATGTCTTCTCTGCAACAACCGATGAGCCAGAAGCTACCAGGAT ATGTACAACTCAAAACACTACTGATGCTTCTTATACATCTGAGGAGTCTTCATATGAACTGGATTCATTGCACAATTCAGAAAACTCTTTTTATAGTTCTGAAGAGGAAACTGAGTCTGAGGGTTTCCTTACTTCAGGCAATCATGTAATGCCACCAGAATATCTTCTGCATTTGGATTCATTGCCCTGTTATACAATTAAAATTCCATTCCCAAACTCCAATGAAATTGGAATGCTGTGCTTCTCTCAAGCCTCTTGTTATAGTATGCCTAAACAACATGGACCTTCTGTTCATCATTATAAGAATGAAAAGACAAATAGTTCTGTCTCCTTTTGTTGTGGAGATGAAAAACCAGTCATGACACCAGTTCTTTCAGATGAGAACTACAATTCTGACAATTTCTGGCCAGTAGGACTTCTGAAGACTCCTTTCTATCACATCATCAACTACAGAGGTCCAAAGCAACCATGCTTAGCTCCGCAAAGTATTCAGATGACTGATGAGAACTCAGGAACCCTGGAAAATACAAAATCAGTATTTGATAAAGTTATTGTTCCATTCAGTTCAAAATTAGATACGGTTGGAAGATTTGAATTCATGAATGCTAGAATTGGACCTTGGTGTCACGACATTTTTTCATCATGGAACTCCAATGAATACTATGATCTTAGTGCCAACCCGATTTTGACAAGATTTTCTTGGTTTAGTAATATGGACATTTCAAAAGATAGAAGCTCCAATAAGAGACACCGTTCACATTTCCCATACTTTGACTTCTCCTCGGTGGTTGATCCTTGTAATTTCTCGGGAAATGTTTTAGCCACTCCTGATAATGGGTTGGAAGTTGAAGCTTCTAGGATTGGGAATTCAAATCTTGCTACTGTAGGCAGTAATGGAATCTTGGCTGACTCTGTACAACATAGTATTAAAGACCAACCAGATTTAAAGCCCACATGTTCATCAAATACATCAAGAGAGGCACACCACACACCAGGGCATCTTCCTTCAAGCGTTTCTGGGGGGGCACTCTGGGTGGGTTCATTACATTATTCTAATGAAATTGAATCTTGTGTTGAAGACAAGTGGCATGATTCAGGGGCAGAGTTTGAGATGCCACCTGATGTTGTTATAGACAAATGCATAGTGCAAGAGATATTGCTTCA ATACAAGTATGTCAGCAACTTTGCTATCAAGTTGCTTGAGGAAGGTTTTGATCTGCATGAACATTTGTTGGCATTGCGGCGATATCATTTTATGGAACTGGCAGACTGGGCAGATACATTTATTATTTCTGTTTGTAAACAG AAATGGTCTGTTGCTGAACCAGAGAAGAAAGTAGCAGAGATGCAAGGGATCCTTGAGTTGTCATTACAAAGATCTTCATGTGAGACTGATCAATACAAGGAGAGGTTATATGTGTACATGAATGGACAAAGCATTGTGCCTGTATCAAATTCTTCAGCTG GTCTCaatatgtttgattttatgttgtTGGGTTACAAAGTTGACTGGCCCATCAAAATTATTGTGACACCAGCTGCACTGAATATTTATGCTGAGATCTTTCATTATCTCATTCAAGTCAGACTTGCCGCTTTTTCTTTAGTTGAGGTCTGGTACTATATAAAG GCCTATCAGAGTTCCGTATTGCGTGGTCAAGATTTGAAATTTCACCAAATAGACTTGCAAATCTTGATAAAATTAAG GCAACAAATGAATCACTTTTTGTCTGCTCTGCAACAATATCTGCATTCACAGTTGTCAAATGTCTCCTGGTCTCGTTTTCAACATTCCCTTAAACATCAG GTCAAAGACATGCTAGACTTAGAATCTGTGCACATGTCATATCTTGCGGAAGCTTTACACAT ATGCTTTTTATCTGAGGACACAAAGCCTGTAGCTGTTATCATAGAAAACATTTTGCAATGTGCTTTAGACTTTGGGCTGCATCTAACTGGAGGTCATTTATATGCTGGAACCAACAGACCAGGACCATTAAACTTGCAATCTGACATAAACCTGTGTAAG GTTTCCACAATTCAAACAATATTTGAAAGAAATCTTAAAGATTTGTACCTATTATATCTCAAGTCTCCGAAGCATGTTGACTTCAGTCTTTGTCGTTTCTGGGATCACCTTAACTACAATGAGTACTACTCCAACATCTTCAACAGAGACACTACCTACTTGTGCTTGTGA